The Candidatus Nitrosotenuis cloacae DNA window GCAATTGCGGGGCTGGCAGGAATCACGCCGGCTTCCGGATACGTAAGTGTGGAACATTCGTTCATTATAGGAATTGCAATAGGTCTTGCCTCTTACTGCGGCGTCCTGCTGATAAAGGATAGGCTGAAAATAGACGACGCCCTTGACGTAAGTTCTGTTCACGGGATAGCTGGAATCATCGGCTCTCTGGCAATCGGAATATTTGCATCGGCTGCAATAAATCCTTCTGGACCAAACGGGCTGCTCTTTACAGGTGATCCCACACAGCTTTTGATTCAGGCAATGGGCGTGGGTGTTGCAGCCATACTAGGGTTCGGAGGAACATATGCCATACTTAAAGTGCTAAACTTTATCATCGGAATACGCGTGTCAAAGGAGGTCGAGGACATCGGCCTTGACATTGGAGAGCACGCAGAGCAGGCATATGCAGACGAAGAAGAATTCAAGCTGGACGAAGAAATACACAAACCGCACAAACAGTCTAATTAAACTCTAAGGCTAACCTGTGTATGGTAAAGATCTCCGATGAGATACTGCAGCTAATAATTAGGGAGCAGGAGGTGGTGTTTGTTGGAACCGTTGACAGGTTAGGCATCCCAAACATCTCGCCGCGTAACGTGATTGCAATACTGGATGACGAAAAGATAGTCTTTGCTGACGCGTTTATGAACAAGACATATTCCAACATGAAATCGTGGTCACATGTAACTGTAGCAATAGTGGACAAGGCAAACAGGGGTGGATTTCAGCTAAAAGGCACCGCCGAGGAGATAACTGACCCTCAGCTGGTATTGCAGGCTACAAAGAAGCTAAGGGACTTGGGATTCACTACTGGGCCGACAATGGTGTGGGCCTTGAACGTGCAGGAGATCTACTCTATAAAGCCAAGCGAGTCATCAAAGAACCCACTGATTCCCGCATATGGTTGACCGCTCCGTTTTACAGCACAGTTATCGGATCTGAAAATCGGCAATCGATTCAAATAAAAAAATCACCCACTATGTGCGTGGAAAAGATAATCTGCCCATACTGCGAGTCGGAATTTCAAAGCAAGGACGATCTTTCAAAGCACATAGACCGAATTCATGGTGATTCTGGACTCCTAGAAGGGGATACCAGAAAGTATCGGTGATGCGTGTGATCTTATTCCTTGTTGCCTTGTTGCTGTCTACGCCGTTGGCTGTCGTGTACGCAGAATCGATTCAGCCAGTACAGCACTCAGATATTGCGGAGCTGATGATGAAAAAACACTCCTTGGCAGTAGATGGGCGCGATTTTATCATATTTTACAAGTTAAGCACGATTGGAGGTGTTGGGGAGAGTACATCGGAGGATCATACCGCAAGGATCGTGTCCATGGAAATAGACAAAGAAGACACATCGCTTGTAGTGGATATCGAGAACGTCATGCAGGATGATATAATGTCAATAAAGTTCCCAAAGGAGATGCTTTCAGCAGAAGGAAACAAGTTTGTAGTCCTAACTGATGGAAAGGAGAAAAAATACGAATACTATACCCAGGAGAACTCAACGGGAATAGTATTCGTGCTGCCAAGTGGCACCTCACGAGTGGAAATAATTGGGACACACGTCATACCGGAATTCCAGTACGTCCTGCTGATTCTAGCTGCAATCACATCTGTCATACTGGTTGGAAGCAGAATGAAACGGGCAAGTTATCAAACGTGGTAATTGAGCTGCCGTTTTTATTAAAAACTGGATACGTGTCTACATGTCAATAAAAGAGATAATGAAAAAGCCAATCACAATAGGTAATGATTCCACCATGCATGATGCGCTGAGAAAAATCCTTCAGCATAACATAAGTCGGGTGCTTGTCACAGATGACACCGGAGCTCCAACATGGATTGTAACAGAAAAGGATCTCGGATTCTTTTTGCTTGCAGATAAAAGCGAGAAAAGCCTAGATCAGATCCCGCTTTCGACAATTAAAAAACCGATAATCTCTGTTGGCCATGTTGCCAGCATCAAAGACTCGGCGTCCGTACTTTTGAGCAAAAACATAGGCTCGCTTGGGATAAGCAACAGTGAGGGGGTTATCTCTGGAATTATCACAAAGACGGATCTGACTAGGTACTACATTGATCACTTTGTGGGCAAAAAAAGGGTAGGCGACGTCATGACCGTGTCGTACGTGTCGATGCATTCGGAAGACTCACTGGACAAGGTCATATCTGAAATGCTAAAGCAAAAGGTGTCACGAATTATCCTAAAGGACGCCTCGGATATTCCGGAGGGAATAATGACGTTCCGTGATATCTTTAGGATTTCGTTAACTCTGGGAGGGGAGGAAAAGATAGTGGACAATGTGGATCCTACCATATCTGTTGTATTTCCAAGAAAGGGGTTTGTTTCTGATTCCGGATTTGGCGGCACAATTTTGGCAAAAGAATTGATGCAAAAAAACATAGTTTCAGTAGACTATGACGACGATCTTGTTACAGGTTGTGCCGAGATTATTGAGAGTAATGTCCATGGAGTTGGCGTTCTGATCAACGACAAGCTGTCGGGAATACTAAGCAAAACCGATGTGATGAAGGCAATAACCCAGATTGGCTGATCGCAATTTACGTGTGACAAGAAGCAACTATCAGTTACACGATTTCACAAAATGATTTTATGGATACTCTTCCATCTTGTCTGAAAGTAAGGCAAGGCATATGTCCCACGGACTGATTGCGTGACCTTTGAACACCACGTACGGGTGCATCATACCAAACATTATGCTTGAAAGTTCGTTTACCATTAGGTCCTTTGATATGACCTTTGCATATTCCAGACCAAAGTTGGTTATGGGCAAATTCAAAAAGTCCGCAGTATGTTTCAGATATTCAAAATCGGTTACGATTTTTTCTATGATTATTCTGTCACTTATGAACTGGTTGGTATTCTCAAGTAGAATTTTGCGAGTTTGATGCTTTAGCATCATGTTTATTATGTCGCCTACAGTTGCGTCCATCTTAAATGTGAGAGTTTTTTTCTCTGGAATCTCCGAGATCTTCATGTCCGTCATGGATATCTTGCCTACCTCCAACAGCTTGCGGGCAGAAATTACGGAATATCCACCCAACGCATTTGGAATTATTGAAAATGCACGGCCCGTCCTCTTCCAATCCTCTATTATTTCTCTGATCTTCGTGGTGCCGGACACCTTTGTCACCTCTCTTGACATTATACCATCAATGGTGCTCTCAAACATGCTCTTTGACGGATTTGATAGCACCTTTTCAATAATCTCGCGTCCTCCGACTATTCCGATGGGCTCGTTGTTGTCGCCTGTCACTACTAGCGAATCTGTCATCGATTCTAGGTATGGAACAAGTAGACCGACAGCCTCATCCACCTTGGCATGTCGTTGTATGCTCACGCATGGGGCAGTTGTCATAGATACAGGTAAAAGGGAGCGTAGCGTGCACTCAGAGATCTTCATGGTTACCTCTGCTCAAAATTGAGTTTTAACTGATAGTCTGATTATCAACCATGGGAACACGTAGAATTTGTGAGCATTCCTTTAATCGTTGGAATGCGTACTCGTGATAGTGTGTGGGACGATCTTTTGTCGGGCTGGTACCTGACATCATGTGAACCCGCTCACAAAGTTTTAACTCGATAGAATATGGTGGTAAAAGCTCAGTCAATCTTATAGATTTGGTATGGTAAATCTGTGCGTAAGATGATTCTTACACGCGTGGGTCACTGGCATGCATAAAGTATTGGTTAGCAAACATTGGTCTACCAGCCTGTTGCTATTGGCATTTTCAAGAACGTGCCAGTGACTTTTTTCAACACCTTCAGGTTGAATGTGAAATCCTCTCAATTAAGGCCAATTAATGAATTAGAGCATTTCATATTTGATCTAATGTTCGCTCAGAGAATTTTCTTGTGTTTGTAAAGTGCGTATATGACAATCCAATATCCTGCATACCATAACAAATTGACTGGATGATCTAAGGTGTATCCGTATTCTGTTTCAATATAGTAATAAATTAAATCTGCCGCAGAGAATGGAATTATTCCAAAAAGTAACAAAAGCCATGCTTTACCCAAAACTCCCTGACGAAAGACGCTTGCCCCATAGATTGTCATTGTAAGTGCAATTGATGATACAGCAATATAGTAAATTGATAGAAAGAATTGCGCATCTCGCTCTGTTCCCCACGCTAGATTTAGATAAAGTATCATTATTGCAATTGGCAAAGTACTCATCCATATGATTGTCTTTGGGTTAAACTTCGTTCTAAAAAATGAAATATTCAAAACTAAATGAACTAAAACAAGAGGGTAAAATGGAATGAAAAATAAATCTGCAACAGATGGAAATGCCGGTTCTCCGAGTACGTAGTCGTATAGAATAAAGAGTATTTCTCCTATTCCTGCACAAACATATGCAATTGCCAAACACAAATACGCTCTAAAGAAAATCTTTGAAAAAATATATCTGGTCGCTATTGTTGCTGCAGCTATTCCTGTTATTAGCGGACTTGCAATTGAAAAAATAGATGTAGCTAATTCAAAATCTTCTGAACCAAGAAAAAAATAACCACCAAAATGAAATGAAATTGCGCTTGCTATTATTAATGTAATAATTTTGAGACTGATTGGACTATCAATCTTGTCTGGAACCACTTCCGGAGTGTTTTTTGACATAAAGAAACTGCGTTAATGTATCTTTTAAGCAATTTTTTTATTGTGTAATTAGACATCTTTGCTATTGTCTATTTCATCTAGTGTTAAAATCTCAAGAACACAAGAAAAAGGAAAAGGTCTTTTTGCAAAAACACCTATAAGAAAAAACCAACAAATTCTAAAGATTAGCCGAAATCTTTCACTCCGTCCGCACATAGAATCATCATTAAACTCAATTCAAATTGATGATGATACATACATTGATGTTGACAAGCAAGACACTTGGCAGTATATCAATCACAGTTGTTCTCCAAACTCTATGCTTGATCTGGATAGTCTCTCATTCGTAGCTATAAGCAATATCTCTGTAGGTGAGGAAATTACATTTCATTACTGTACTACAGAATTCGACTTGGCCGCAAAAAATGAAGATTTTCTATGTAAGTGTAATTCCACAAATTGCCTTAAAAGAATTAAAGGATTTAATCATCTCACAAAAAGCCAAAAACAATCTCTGATTCAAATCTTGATTCCGTACACTCTGAGAAAGCTAAAACTGGGTTCTAATAAAATTGAAATTCTTCCTGGTAAGCCAAAATATGATGTGCGTATCTCAAAAAACAATGTATGAGTGAATTGAATATTGCTTAGCAATAAAATAGAGAAACGCGAGTCTGTAATAAGCGGAATTGGTCTTTTTGCAAAAGAGGACATAACTAAAGGAGAACTTGTGTGGTGGCCAACATCGGATACTATTGATAAAATTCATGTTGATAGATTAAACGAACTGTCAGAAGAAAAGAGAAAACACTGGATCAAAAATGCGTATCAAATGGGTGTCTATCTTTACTTAGATACAGATGATGCTACATACATGAATCATAGTTGTGATCCAAATGTGATAAATAGTGATGATGAATCATTATTAATTGCAAGACGGGATATCGTTAAAGACGAAGAGATAACGTGGAACTATTTACCATACATGAATCAATATCTTGTTTTTCAGTGTTCATGCAGTAGCAAAAATTGTATCGGCGTGGTAAAAAAAGGCACAATGACAAAAATGATCTGACAAACATTACAATAACCTGATAAATAATTTCTCTGTCTATATTCTAATTCTACTATCTTATGATTTTACAATAAACGTGAATACTTTATCTGCCTTTTCTCCTAATTTCATCTTTATCTCATCTATTTTTTCAGATTTTGACCATACATGACATTCTGCAAATCCTAGATTTTTCCATTTTGTCATGTTGAATTTTACTTGCTCTGGGTGACTGTACAAATGTCTTCTAGATTCAATCTCAATTGATATTGGTAATCCTCTCTGATAATCATATGCAATCATGTCGCAAACAGGTTTACCTTTTTTGCGTATTTGAGTTGCCACACTTATGAAAAATCCTTTTGCTAAATAGTACTCTAGCGCCTTCTTAGATACCTCATCGACATCTTCAGCACTTCCAATACTATGAAAATTGGTAGGAAAATACATGTCTCTGGCCTTTTCTGAAATTGTATATTCGTGCACCAATTGATCTGCTATTTTTGTAGTTTTGACAATTCTAATCATGTCTTTTTCTTTTAGCGTTTGTATTACATTTCGTGTTTTATCCCTGTCACTACTATCTATTACGTCAACAATCTGTTTCAAATTACCACTATTATTTCGTAAAAATACAATTATTTTCCATTCATCTTCGGTTCTATGCTCTGCTTTAAGCATCTTAATCCATTCTGTTTTTTTATCTTCTTCAACATTCAATACGGATCGAATTGCTCCAGAATTTTTGTAATGTTTTTTCATTTTTTGAATAAACTCTTCGGTTTCTATCTCATTAAGTATTAATGGTGGTGGAGTTAGCGCTCTAAACTGAACAGGCAATCCATACTGCTGTCCTGATGCTGGCCTAGTTCTGGCAGTAAATACAAAATCTGCTTGTGTTGTGATTTGATCTGTTAATTCTTTTGCAAAATGTGGGTCAATTGCTTTAGCAATTCTAATTGCATCTATTCCAGAAACTCTACCGTAAATCTGACTTGCCGTATTTCCAATCACTGTTTCTAAAAGACTTGTATCTATTTGTGAAAGATTTTGATGGGATAGAATTAGACCGAGATTATATGTGCGCGCTTGTGATAAAATGGCTGTAATTATGGACGAATCTTTGATTCTTTGGAATTCATCCAGAGCTAAAACAACTAGAGAACGCTTGTTCTGCTCAGTTCTACTCGCTCTACTCTGAATTGTAAACCAGATCTTGAGAACAATTGCCATTATTGCTAAACCATGTGCATACTTCGGAGTTTCGGTGTCTGAAATTCGAAAAATTGTTATGTTTCCAGGAACAAGCATTTTTTCAAAATTGATTGTGGTATGCCTTACTGCAAATTTCTTCTTCAGATATTCATCGGTTGCAAACATTTCGACTCTATTTAATATTGGCACCCATGATTCTTTTGATAACGTGGAAATTGCATTTAGTGATTGTCTCATTTCTGGACCGGTGACATTTTTGTATGCTGTAAAAATCCGTTCGAGCTCAGATCGTCCGTCTCTTTGTAATCGTATTATTATCTCGTAGAGATCAATAATTGTGGGATTATCAGTATTTGAATAAAGATAAAATAGTAAAAGCCGCATTATGCGCTCAATCTGAATGAAAGTCTGTTGTTGTGTGTAGAATTCACGAATCATTTCTATTATGTGTCCTACCATTCTACTTACTAGTAATTCTCTGTCTAATTTGGAATGTTTTGGTAGCTCTAAAAGATTAAAACCAAATTCCATGTGATTGATATCGAGATAAGCTACATTATCTCTCTCAAATGACGTTGGTTCACATTGTCGTACGAATAATTTTGCATCCTCGTCTTTGATATCTATGTAAATGGTCGAATTTGGAATAACACCAGTACGATTTGCACATTCTAGATGTTTATACAAATTTCTAATCAATGTGGATTTACCGCTTCCTGAAGCAGCTAATATGTAAAGATGCCTGGAAATGTCTTCTGGTGCTATACCTAATGCGTTCTCTTGTAATGCGTTCACAAGATAGCCAAATTTCAAATTAATGTTCCTAATGGAAACACCATCTTGTCATGGTTCACTCCTCGTATCTTCTGACGTCTGTATGATATTGGAAGAGTCGAATCCGTTGGAAGTGATACAAAAACAAAAAACTCTTCTGGGGTAAGGCAGAGAAACGGAACAAAGTCCCGTCCTTTTCCCCATCTCATATCTGACCACATGTTGGAATTATTCTGTAATACCTCCATGGCATGTTTGCTACTGATGTTGTTATTTTCAATCCATCTATATCCTCTATCCTGATCCACATTATATCTAAAACATCCTAATGCATCCCCCACAAATTCTATGGAACTAAATACTGCAGATATGTTTTGTATGGCAGATTCTACCTCATTTGGGATACCGATAGCTATCCCTCTAATTGCTAATGTGATTGGAGTTGAATTCGATTTTTGATGATATGAATATTCGATTTTTTTACCTGTTTGATATGTGGAAGAAGAAAGTTCATTTATTTTTGTGACTGTTCTGGATGAAAGTTTAGGAATAAAGTTGCGTTCGAATCCATGTGGAATTTGTTTTATTTTTCGTTGCTCTGCTGTTCTTAGATATTGACTTAGCTTTGACGCGGCGTTTTTAGCAATTTTATTCCATTCTATGGATCTAGTAAAAACAAACTGAAGTACGATGCTACAATTCTTAGATGCGCTCATCGTGCGAATAATTTTATTCATTATTGATTCCTGTCCTCTCTCAAACGTAGTAAAATTAAGCTGATTTACGAGCTCAAAATCAAAAAAATATAACTTATAATTTGAGATGGAATCTGATGGTGTCAATATGGGGATAATTTTTTTATCAGTGTCCACATATTCAATACCTAACGATCCAGCATATCCATCAATATCACTAATTGTAGATCGAATTCCTAAGCGTACCTGTCCAATTTTATCCTCTTTGTATATCTCAAAGGATCTTTCAATGTTTGTTACTATGTGATTCAGTGAAATGGGATTATCAATCAAATGTGGAAAAATTTCATATGCACGTATGTCACGCTCTGCTGGCTCGTTAAGATAATTTGCATACATTCCTCCACCAAAATATTCGCAGTTCGGATTTCCGTCTTTTTGAAATTTTTTTCTAAATGTAAATCTGGCTGTTCTATGGAATAGTTTGTTTACCCTTTCCTTACGCTGGAACCAAACCACGTCAATAAAAGGTCGTTTTATTTTTTAAAGTTTACAATTTGTTTTACTATTTATTTATCTGATACTTTATTTCTAAGAAAAATTATGCCTCCAATAACCAATATGACGGATATGATATTCTCAAATGAAATTGTCTCTAATAGCATTATATTTGCAAATATGATCCCAAAAATCGCAGTAGATGAAAAAATTATGATTGTTCTTACTGCGCCGATTAGCTTTAGTGCATATATATAACAAAAAGCGGAAATTCCAATTCCAAAAATTCCCACAAACAATGTGCTAGGTAATTGTGACAAATCGAATGTAATTGGTATGTCGAAAATTACTATGAATGAAACACCTACTATACCTCCAACCCCTGATGTAATTTGCATGATCCTACTTAATGTGACAAATTCAGCTACGTATCTGTAGAGGCATGTGACCAATCCAAGTAATAGACCTGCAATCAAAACATATGAGTCACCTAATACGTTTGCTGTGAATATGTTTTCATTTCCAACATGATCTTGGAATAGCATATCTTTGGTGAATGGGATTATTGTTGAACCTACTACGATCATGATTATTGGAAGAATCTCATGTCGTTGTATTCGCTCCATGAGAAAAATGAACGCAATCAATATTCCAAAAACTATTTCACTATTAAGTAAAATTGTAGCATTCACTGCAGTTGTTTCTCGTAATCCATACAAAAAGAAAATTGTACTCAATACCTCGATAAATCCAATGATAACTAACAGTAATACCGTCTTGCGTTTTAGATTTTTTATTGCATTGTCTTTTCTTGTGAATGGTGTAAACAATAGGCAGTTTATGATGTAGATTATTGATACCAACATCATGGGCTCTGTTATGTCAGTTCCATACTCTTGATCCAACAGAGGTTTTGGAACAACGTTGACTGTGGCTTCAAGTGACGCTGCAAGAAGGCCGTATGTAACCCCTAATGTGAGATTTTTTCTATTTACAAAAAGCTTAGTTAGATCGTTCACCCCCGCCTCTAATCATTTTCATGTTTGGAAGTGAGGATCAGTCTATTAACTATGATCCGAATATGTGATTTAATTTATGCAAAAGCTTTGCAGTGCCTTATGTGTACTTGCTACCGTGGGGTTCTGTCTTGATCATCGTCGGATTTTACGCTTGGCTTCGCACCAAACACATCTGTGTATTCCGCATCTGATGCCTTCTCAAAACCCTCCTTTGGCTGATCTATCTGCGGCTCTGAATCGTCGCCAAATTTAGGTGGCTGCTTCTTTTTGCCAGCATACTGCTTTACCACCATTATGCCTATGATGACTGCAATTATGATGTAGTTGATTGGAGGTGCAAGAATCCTTGTTACATATCCCACCTGGGGAATCACGTATGCCACTTTTCCGATATATTCCTCATCTGTTATGGGATAATCTGTTCCTGGAATTGACAGCGGATTTGCATCACCCTTGGTCCTGATGGTTTTTGGGTCCTCTGCCATGACTGCTGCTACACGGTGCACTATTACCCTGTCATGGCCATTTGGGCGATTAAACACGATGATATCTCCAATCTGTATCTCCTCAAAAGGAACCTTCCCATCCACTACCAAGACATCGTATACCTGCAAAACCGGAATCATGCTGCCGCTTGATACCACATAGAACGGGTTCTGCGTGCCAAATACTATCTGGAGTCCGATCCAGATTGCGGCAACACCGACTGCAACAATGATAATGTCTTTAATGATGCTCTTTGTCGTACTAGATTTCATGTTATATCTTGGTTCCACAACTCTCGCAAAACTTTGAGCCCTGTTTGTTCTCAAAGCCGCAAGATACACATTTTGCCTGTGAAGCCTGGCCTGACTGTGGGCCATCTCCTAGTAATACTATCTCGCCGATTTTTTTGATGTTGTTCCAAGGTATGGTCACATCCCGACCGTCGTTTCCTGCTACAATCAGTACCACCTGATGCGATGTGTCAACGCCTACCTGTTTTGCGATGCCAACTCGTTTTGCATTTGTGTCGTATACTATCATGCCAACAATGGAGTTGACGGAACCTGACTGGGAAGCTGGAGCAGGTGTAGAAACCGGTGCAACTGTCTGGGCAAAATCCTGCGGGGCGGGATCGACTGATGCTACCTGCTCAAAGGTAGTCGGCTTTGCAAGTCCGACGTCTGCCTGCTGGTCCTGCTTTTGAAACTCTCGGTATTCCGCGATGGTAGATCCACACGTGGTGCACATGTATTGCCCCCTTTCCAAAAGAATCAAATTCTGTGCCACCTCCTCGTTAGGCGACTCATACTCGATCTTCGGGCCTCCCTCAAAATCCTTCTCACACGTATTACAGTAATACTTTGAAATTTTTTCCTGCTCTAGTCTGCCGATTGGCGCCAAAAACAGATCTGGTCCGCCAAGATTTCCTTTTCTCTGCTGCTCATCGGTTACCTGAGCCATAACATATCCTCCGGATCCCCTTAGTTTTTTTAGGCGAAGCTCGGAACTCATAAACAGCATCATTCTCAAAGTCATTTAAAGTATATGTCGTGTAACGTGAACTGCGTCTGAATGTTTTTAGGTAGCTTTGATACCAAAAATTTTGATAAATATGGCATTAGCTCATGTTTCAAACGCAAAAGATTGGCAGACACAAGTAGTTGACTCGCCAAATCCTGTTTTTGTAGACTTTTGGGCAGAATGGTGCGGTCCATGCAGAATGGTAGGACCAGTAGTTGAAGAACTTGCCAAGGACTACGAAGGCAAGGTCAGCTTTGTCAAAGTAAACGTGGATGAGGCAAACGAACTGGCAGCAAAATACAACATATTTTCAATCCCGACCCTTATGCTGATACACAAGGGCCAAGTCGTGGCTCAGCAGGTTGGCGCCGCATCAAAGGAATCCTACAAAAACATGATAGATCGAGCGCTGTCAAAAGCCTAAATTTCCTTTTTTGATTAAAAAGTAATTAATAATCCAAAAATCAATTCCTGACATGTCATTAGGAGAAGTAGACACTCTCAATCTTTTATCTGAAAAGTTGGATAATCTGTTCAAGGACTCGCAGGGGTACTATGAATCGTTTTTGGACGCAAACACCATGTACAAGCAGGGCAAGCTCTCCGACAAGGAATTCTTTGAAAAAATGGGTGATTACATTGTTGCATATTCTGCACTAGAGTTTCTTGCAATCAAGGTCCTCTTTGAGATGAAAAAAGCACTAGACAGGGTCGGCGCAGGCAGTCTTGGCACAACACAGTCTCCAGGACTGATGCCTGGAATGAGTCCTGGCATGATGGGTGGAATGCCTGGCCGTGTACCAGTAATGCCGGCACAATCGCCTGGAAGGCCGCCATCTGTAGTGTCCGCGCAAGATGCATTCAGCGCCCCTGGAACGCTTCCGTCGCCCGATCCAGCATTGATGCCGCGCTCTACGCCCTCAAGCAGATGTCCTGGCTGCGGCTCTGATGTCAGGGCCGGCTCAAAGTTCTGCACAAAGTGCGGCTTTAAGCTCTAAACAAATCATACTGCCAACTTGCTTCTGAACTCGATTACCTCAACTATTTTCCCATTGATCTTCTCACTTGTGACTTTTGGGTAAAAGTTGGGCTCTTCTCTCAGGGATTTTCTATCCTGATTAGAATCTGCCTCGACATATGCAACAGATGTTACAACGACGCCTACAATCACCAGTAAGAACAAGACTGCAGTTTTCATGTGATGCGTGCCGCCGTATGATATTAAAGCAAGGAGGAACTCTGCTGGAAATTACGGTTCCG harbors:
- the trxA gene encoding thioredoxin, which gives rise to MALAHVSNAKDWQTQVVDSPNPVFVDFWAEWCGPCRMVGPVVEELAKDYEGKVSFVKVNVDEANELAAKYNIFSIPTLMLIHKGQVVAQQVGAASKESYKNMIDRALSKA
- a CDS encoding zinc ribbon domain-containing protein gives rise to the protein MSLGEVDTLNLLSEKLDNLFKDSQGYYESFLDANTMYKQGKLSDKEFFEKMGDYIVAYSALEFLAIKVLFEMKKALDRVGAGSLGTTQSPGLMPGMSPGMMGGMPGRVPVMPAQSPGRPPSVVSAQDAFSAPGTLPSPDPALMPRSTPSSRCPGCGSDVRAGSKFCTKCGFKL